One region of Candidatus Binatia bacterium genomic DNA includes:
- the kup gene encoding potassium uptake protein: protein MCLGALGVVYGDIGTSPLYALRECFHGPYAVLPTPANVFGVLSLIVWTLIVVISIKYLMIVLRADNRGEGGILALMALIRPQETAMGAGSTARNETARETGASAPLFGTRSPLVLLALFGAALLYGDGMITPAISVLSAIEGLHVATPLFDPYVLPITVLILFGLFAVQSKGTAKVGAVFGPVTLVWFTVLGVLGATAIVAEPKVLGAVNPLHAVEFFMHNPQRSFLVLGAVFLVTTGGEALYADMGHFGRLPIRLTWYAVVLPGLALNYFGQGALLLADPHAAHNPFYRLAPDWALYPLVALAAMATVIASQAVISGCFSLTRQAVQLGYSPRLKIDHTSEEEIGQIFIWPVNWALMLASVGLVVFFGSSGNLAAAYGVAVSTTMVVTTVLLYVVARDLWGWSRTGALLVTGSLGIIDLAFFGANIAKILHGGWFALAVAAFVFVLMTTWRRGRRILLRKLEQGTVNVDVFLKEIARSDPHRVSGTAVFMTANPDGIPSALLHNFKHNKVLHQRVRLLTVWTREIPRVPRQERMTVTDLGHGFHRIIAYYGFMESPSMREILSRSRAHGLESNLMETSFFLGVETLVRAKSTSRKPEMPKWQERLFALMTRNAQRPTDFYQIPPNRVVELGAQIEL from the coding sequence ATGTGCCTCGGGGCCCTCGGCGTGGTTTACGGCGACATCGGCACCAGCCCGCTCTATGCCCTGCGCGAGTGCTTTCACGGGCCCTACGCGGTGCTCCCGACGCCGGCAAACGTGTTCGGCGTGCTGTCGCTGATCGTCTGGACCCTCATCGTCGTCATCTCGATCAAGTACCTGATGATCGTTCTGCGCGCCGACAACCGCGGCGAGGGCGGCATCCTGGCGCTGATGGCACTCATCCGTCCTCAGGAAACCGCCATGGGGGCAGGGAGTACGGCGCGGAACGAAACCGCCAGGGAGACGGGCGCGAGCGCGCCTTTGTTTGGGACGCGTTCACCCCTGGTTCTCCTCGCGCTGTTCGGCGCGGCCCTCCTGTACGGCGACGGGATGATCACACCGGCCATTTCGGTGTTGAGCGCAATCGAGGGCCTGCACGTCGCCACGCCCTTGTTCGATCCGTACGTCCTGCCGATCACGGTCCTCATCCTCTTCGGATTGTTTGCAGTGCAGAGCAAGGGCACCGCAAAGGTCGGCGCGGTGTTCGGGCCGGTGACCCTCGTGTGGTTCACGGTTCTTGGCGTCCTCGGGGCCACGGCCATCGTGGCCGAGCCGAAAGTGCTCGGCGCGGTCAATCCGCTGCACGCCGTCGAGTTCTTCATGCACAATCCGCAGCGCAGCTTTCTCGTCCTCGGCGCAGTCTTTCTGGTGACCACGGGTGGGGAGGCGCTTTACGCCGACATGGGTCACTTCGGCAGGTTGCCGATTCGCCTGACGTGGTATGCGGTGGTTCTGCCCGGACTCGCACTCAATTACTTCGGTCAGGGGGCGCTGTTGCTGGCCGACCCGCACGCCGCTCATAACCCGTTCTATCGACTCGCTCCCGACTGGGCGCTCTATCCGCTCGTGGCGCTGGCTGCGATGGCTACTGTAATCGCCTCTCAGGCCGTTATCTCCGGATGCTTTTCCCTGACCCGCCAGGCGGTCCAGCTCGGTTACAGTCCGCGGCTTAAGATCGATCACACGTCGGAGGAAGAGATCGGCCAGATATTCATCTGGCCGGTGAACTGGGCGCTGATGCTGGCCAGCGTCGGACTGGTGGTGTTTTTCGGTTCTTCCGGCAATCTTGCCGCCGCGTACGGCGTCGCCGTGTCGACCACAATGGTAGTAACCACAGTGCTGCTCTACGTGGTGGCGCGGGATCTCTGGGGCTGGAGCCGCACCGGAGCGCTATTGGTGACGGGCAGTCTGGGAATCATCGATCTCGCCTTCTTCGGCGCAAACATCGCCAAAATTCTCCACGGCGGGTGGTTTGCCCTGGCAGTGGCAGCGTTCGTGTTCGTTCTCATGACTACCTGGAGGCGCGGCCGCCGCATTCTCCTGCGCAAGCTCGAGCAGGGCACGGTCAATGTCGACGTCTTTCTCAAGGAGATCGCCCGCTCCGACCCGCACCGCGTTTCGGGCACCGCCGTGTTCATGACGGCCAACCCCGACGGCATTCCGTCGGCGCTGCTGCACAACTTCAAGCACAACAAGGTCCTGCACCAGCGGGTGCGATTGCTGACCGTCTGGACACGTGAAATTCCGCGGGTTCCGCGGCAGGAACGCATGACGGTTACCGACCTCGGCCATGGATTCCACCGCATCATCGCGTACTACGGCTTCATGGAGAGCCCCAGCATGCGCGAGATCCTGAGCCGTTCCCGTGCCCACGGGCTCGAGTCGAACCTGATGGAAACCAGTTTCTTCCTTGGCGTCGAGACCCTCGTGCGCGCGAAGAGCACGTCCCGCAAACCCGAGATGCCGAAGTGGCAGGAACGCCTTTTTGCACTGATGACCCGCAACGCGCAGCGGCCGACCGATTTCTATCAGATCCCGCCCAACCGCGTCGTCGAGCTCGGCGCGCAGATAGAACTCTGA
- a CDS encoding OmpA family protein: MTKRALHHTVTVAFLALAIAGLPGCSVIQENPRAAKGAAIGTAAGAGTGAAIGAVVGGGKGAAQGAAIGAVVGLLGGTLAGSYMDSQAKEMQAILAEQDRIRQEANRLNVTMSSDTLFATGSAEIFAGAREKLRQFATVLNKYPQTTIVVTGHTDSRGTAQLNQTLSEQRAKAVADTLIADGVSAARVTTHGVGASQPLADNSTPEGRAQNRRVEITVNDTGAQTQPTGGAPAAEPR; encoded by the coding sequence ATGACTAAGCGCGCTCTTCACCACACTGTTACCGTGGCGTTCCTGGCTCTGGCGATTGCGGGGCTGCCGGGTTGTTCGGTCATTCAAGAGAACCCACGCGCTGCAAAAGGCGCCGCGATCGGAACCGCCGCCGGGGCGGGCACGGGCGCCGCCATCGGAGCCGTGGTTGGAGGCGGCAAAGGGGCCGCTCAGGGAGCGGCCATCGGTGCCGTCGTCGGACTCCTCGGGGGCACCCTCGCCGGTAGTTACATGGACAGTCAGGCGAAGGAAATGCAGGCCATCCTGGCGGAGCAGGATCGCATCCGTCAGGAGGCAAACCGTCTCAATGTCACGATGTCGAGCGACACTCTGTTCGCCACCGGCAGCGCTGAGATCTTCGCCGGTGCGCGTGAGAAGCTGCGTCAGTTTGCGACCGTTTTGAACAAGTACCCACAGACGACCATCGTCGTCACCGGGCACACCGATAGCCGCGGGACCGCTCAACTCAATCAGACGTTGTCCGAGCAGCGGGCGAAGGCCGTTGCCGACACCCTGATCGCCGACGGCGTCAGTGCCGCGCGGGTAACCACGCATGGGGTGGGGGCTTCTCAGCCGCTTGCCGACAATTCCACACCCGAAGGTCGCGCCCAGAACCGCCGGGTGGAAATTACGGTCAACGACACAGGCGCTCAGACGCAGCCCACCGGTGGGGCGCCCGCCGCCGAACCCCGTTAA
- a CDS encoding DUF1329 domain-containing protein, with protein sequence MRGWLRQFVAGVLLVLGVGAADPGSAAENGNREEVAPGLYVGDVLDRQTAHLARDLLPPEILRHYEQGEYRNRIIAYPAGHAHWEKAFLDATAHNATTLDVDNSGSIVDKATGRSPEYTYGIPFPNLDPADPAAGVKAVWNQFYAYWQGGSTYNRALLVMLTPTGVARETVAEGWFNFYDGQAPRYRRDNPMNLQSQFLGVSLKPADLQGTASLTWRYRDAAKRDSVWAFVPALRRVRAVSPANRSDGFLGSDISGDDGFFFDGKPEDFDWKLVGRRDALRVVDPGAVAGGLKSAPYPDGGWVGLTDLNPPTAGYRTADWDGVAWAPTDAALAKRSFWIVEGTPKDKYYLYGRVELWLDAETWDGAWNRKFGWNGELLNTYQIVSRVNQAVGAADSPEWLPVGTIAWQCAESIKQNRATLGGMRPDPGAPFIRRIPLPGGMFDSIALTRFGK encoded by the coding sequence ATGCGTGGCTGGCTGCGGCAATTCGTGGCGGGTGTTCTTCTGGTGCTCGGGGTCGGTGCAGCCGACCCTGGCAGCGCGGCAGAGAACGGCAACCGAGAGGAAGTGGCGCCGGGGCTCTACGTCGGCGACGTGCTCGATAGGCAGACGGCACACCTCGCCAGGGATCTGCTCCCCCCGGAGATCCTTCGGCACTACGAGCAGGGCGAGTACCGCAACCGCATCATCGCGTATCCCGCGGGACATGCGCATTGGGAGAAGGCCTTCCTCGATGCGACGGCCCATAACGCGACGACACTCGACGTCGACAACAGCGGCAGCATCGTCGACAAGGCGACCGGGCGGTCCCCGGAATACACGTACGGAATCCCGTTTCCGAACCTCGACCCGGCCGACCCCGCGGCGGGCGTTAAAGCGGTGTGGAACCAGTTCTACGCCTACTGGCAGGGTGGCAGTACCTACAATCGTGCCCTCCTCGTGATGCTGACGCCCACCGGAGTAGCGCGGGAAACCGTCGCCGAGGGGTGGTTCAACTTCTACGACGGGCAGGCGCCCCGCTATCGTCGCGACAATCCGATGAACTTGCAGAGCCAGTTCCTCGGCGTTTCCCTCAAACCCGCCGATTTGCAGGGAACGGCATCCTTGACCTGGCGCTATCGGGACGCCGCGAAGCGCGATTCGGTGTGGGCGTTCGTACCGGCGTTGCGGCGCGTCCGTGCCGTGAGCCCGGCGAATCGTTCCGACGGTTTCCTCGGCTCGGATATCAGCGGGGACGACGGCTTCTTCTTCGACGGGAAGCCCGAGGACTTCGACTGGAAACTGGTCGGCCGGCGCGATGCGCTGCGCGTCGTCGATCCCGGGGCGGTGGCGGGAGGGCTCAAGTCGGCGCCCTATCCCGACGGAGGATGGGTGGGTCTCACGGATCTCAACCCGCCCACCGCCGGCTACCGCACGGCGGATTGGGACGGTGTTGCGTGGGCTCCCACCGATGCGGCCCTGGCGAAGCGCTCGTTCTGGATCGTCGAGGGCACCCCGAAGGACAAATACTACCTCTACGGCCGCGTCGAGTTGTGGCTGGACGCCGAAACCTGGGACGGGGCCTGGAATCGGAAATTCGGCTGGAACGGCGAGTTGCTGAATACCTACCAGATCGTCTCGCGCGTCAATCAGGCCGTCGGCGCCGCCGACTCCCCGGAGTGGCTTCCCGTGGGCACCATCGCCTGGCAGTGCGCCGAGAGCATCAAACAGAACCGTGCCACCCTCGGCGGCATGCGGCCCGACCCGGGCGCCCCGTTCATTCGACGCATTCCGCTGCCGGGCGGTATGTTCGACTCGATCGCGCTCACCCGGTTCGGCAAGTAA
- a CDS encoding HIT family protein, with protein sequence MPTIFTRIIDGELPGRFVWRDARCVAFLSINPLRPGHTLVVPRAEVDHWIDLPPDVAAHLMTVARAIGCAQQRAFNPTKVGLMIAGLEVPHVHLHVVPIDGVHDLDFANQERNAQPADLDRAAEALRRALRELGYAEVQS encoded by the coding sequence ATGCCGACGATCTTCACCCGCATCATCGACGGAGAGCTGCCGGGCCGCTTTGTCTGGCGCGACGCCCGGTGCGTCGCGTTCCTTTCGATCAACCCGCTGCGCCCGGGCCACACGCTGGTCGTCCCGCGCGCGGAGGTGGATCACTGGATCGACCTGCCGCCCGATGTCGCCGCGCACCTGATGACCGTGGCACGGGCGATCGGCTGCGCGCAGCAGCGTGCCTTCAACCCGACCAAGGTCGGGCTGATGATTGCCGGACTGGAGGTGCCGCACGTGCACCTGCACGTGGTGCCGATCGACGGCGTTCACGATCTCGACTTCGCCAACCAGGAGCGCAATGCGCAGCCCGCCGATCTCGACCGGGCAGCGGAAGCGCTGCGCCGGGCGCTGCGCGAGCTCGGATACGCCGAGGTGCAGAGCTGA
- a CDS encoding right-handed parallel beta-helix repeat-containing protein, which produces MLGPRQPTTASRRAVNHVAATLLAACAGAGAALPGPVTAATFSVISNADLVDANPGDGACATLAATCTLRAAVQEANALPGADVIELGPGPFVIAIPGRNEDAAATGDFDLLGELLIEGPPGGTAIVDGASLDRVFDVLGPSAVTFRNLTVRNGGTTGIGIPGSGGGVRVAGALRVERTTFSGNVSGGADGGAIAISAGGSVELVGVTIAGNEAAVDGGGVAVLRDANASLENCTIADNSAANGGGLFVETDTGATLTNVTFRDNLAVQGTAIRNLGVTSLGNTIVAGSASGATCSGRQVVSRGFNLDSGSFCALSQPNDIVNTDPLLGPLADNGGATLTSLPGAGSPVIDRGNDEDCPASDQRDVTRPQDGDQDGAAHCDIGAVEIGGPATPSPTPSGSATVTHTPTPTVTPVTPTPDRAVIDIGSATGSAGERVAVDVVLGTKGFEIVTAQIDITFDPFNAPVAALGNGMPDCVANAALGKIPSFVYRPPNCTGAACTTVRAGLIDVSLPLDPIPDGSLLFSCHVGISSTAAPGTYDLLGSTVVLSDSLGNLVLGAVGTDGRIVVVTPTATPTATETPTETPTETPTETPTETPTLTPTETPTATPTVTPTATPTVTQTVTPTATPVRCVGDCTNTGEVAVDNLLTMVNIANGAAPVSACPAGDENRDGTVTIDEILAAVNNALDGCPATGRQSGT; this is translated from the coding sequence ATGCTTGGTCCCAGACAACCGACTACGGCGTCTCGCCGGGCCGTCAACCATGTCGCCGCCACGCTGCTCGCGGCATGTGCCGGCGCGGGCGCGGCGTTGCCGGGACCGGTGACGGCGGCGACATTCTCGGTGATTTCGAACGCCGATCTGGTTGACGCCAACCCCGGCGACGGCGCCTGCGCGACGCTGGCCGCCACCTGTACGTTGCGCGCCGCGGTTCAGGAGGCCAACGCCCTGCCCGGCGCCGACGTCATCGAACTGGGTCCCGGTCCCTTCGTCATTGCCATTCCGGGTCGCAACGAGGACGCCGCGGCCACCGGGGATTTCGACCTGCTCGGCGAACTGCTCATCGAGGGCCCGCCCGGCGGTACGGCGATCGTCGACGGCGCCAGTCTCGATCGCGTCTTCGACGTGTTGGGTCCGTCGGCGGTCACGTTCCGTAACCTCACCGTGCGCAACGGCGGCACCACGGGAATCGGCATCCCCGGCAGCGGAGGCGGTGTGCGTGTGGCGGGGGCTTTGCGCGTCGAACGCACGACGTTTTCCGGCAACGTCAGCGGCGGTGCCGACGGGGGGGCGATCGCAATCAGCGCCGGCGGCAGTGTGGAACTCGTGGGCGTCACCATCGCCGGCAACGAGGCGGCGGTCGACGGGGGCGGCGTTGCCGTGCTCCGCGACGCGAACGCCTCGTTGGAGAACTGCACGATTGCCGACAATAGCGCGGCCAACGGGGGCGGGCTTTTCGTCGAAACGGATACCGGAGCCACCCTGACAAACGTGACCTTCCGGGACAACCTCGCCGTCCAGGGCACTGCCATTCGCAACCTCGGCGTAACCAGCCTCGGCAACACCATCGTGGCCGGGTCGGCATCGGGCGCCACCTGCTCGGGACGTCAGGTGGTATCGCGCGGGTTCAATCTGGACAGCGGCAGCTTTTGCGCCCTGTCCCAACCGAACGATATCGTCAACACCGATCCCTTGCTCGGCCCGCTCGCCGACAATGGAGGTGCGACCCTGACTTCGCTACCCGGAGCGGGAAGCCCGGTTATCGACCGGGGCAACGACGAGGACTGCCCGGCAAGCGATCAGCGCGACGTGACTCGTCCTCAGGACGGTGACCAGGACGGTGCAGCCCACTGTGACATCGGCGCCGTGGAAATTGGCGGCCCGGCTACCCCGTCGCCGACGCCGAGCGGATCGGCGACGGTTACTCACACACCAACTCCGACGGTGACGCCGGTAACGCCGACGCCCGATCGGGCCGTGATCGACATCGGATCGGCAACCGGCAGCGCCGGCGAGCGCGTCGCGGTCGACGTTGTGCTGGGTACGAAGGGCTTCGAAATCGTCACCGCCCAGATCGATATCACCTTCGATCCTTTCAACGCGCCGGTCGCCGCACTCGGCAACGGCATGCCGGACTGCGTGGCAAACGCGGCCCTCGGCAAGATCCCGTCTTTCGTGTATCGCCCGCCGAATTGCACCGGCGCCGCCTGTACGACGGTGCGCGCGGGTCTCATCGACGTCTCATTGCCGCTCGACCCGATCCCGGATGGATCGTTGCTTTTTTCCTGCCACGTCGGCATTTCGAGCACGGCCGCGCCCGGGACCTACGACCTTCTGGGTAGCACCGTGGTTCTGAGCGACAGTCTCGGCAATCTGGTCCTCGGCGCCGTCGGTACCGACGGCAGGATCGTCGTTGTTACCCCGACGGCGACGCCCACGGCCACTGAGACGCCGACCGAAACCCCGACCGAAACCCCGACGGAAACCCCAACCGAAACCCCGACACTCACGCCGACCGAGACCCCGACGGCCACTCCCACGGTCACACCCACGGCGACCCCCACGGTGACGCAGACCGTGACGCCAACGGCGACGCCAGTGCGTTGCGTTGGCGACTGCACCAATACCGGCGAGGTCGCCGTCGACAACCTGCTCACCATGGTGAACATCGCCAACGGCGCCGCGCCGGTGTCGGCCTGCCCGGCCGGTGACGAGAACCGCGATGGGACGGTAACGATCGACGAGATCCTCGCCGCCGTGAACAACGCGCTGGACGGCTGCCCGGCCACCGGGCGCCAATCCGGCACGTGA
- the recC gene encoding exodeoxyribonuclease V subunit gamma has translation MPLIVYRSNRTERLLDALADVVRKPAATTPTSPEAIVVQGGGMAHWVALELARRLGIWANRDFPFPRAFMERVLHAAVGETPGAAAAFQPETLRWRVAAALVDCRERRELAPVRHYLDDDPRGVKTLHLAALVADTFDQYLVYRPGLILGWEGGEDSGDWQAVLWRRVAGGEAAHIARRARRFSEEIRCRDVADALIGRFPRVSVFGMSTLPPLYLRVLTDLSSVVPVHLFTLSPTHHYWADVRSSREVARELGRRRRGGTNSDDAADLHFEAGHPLLASMGRLGREFQDLLEGLDDYVESPDDLFVTPEGDSMLVGLQRDLLRLRHRGSAGASPPLTLNAADRSISVHACHGPMREVEVLHDQLLACFDADPSLAAHDVVVMCPDIETYAPYIDAVFGRPAGDAQAIPYRVGDRRYGATDEVAVAFFRLLGFTRPRATATAVLDLLALEPVRQGAGLELADLGAIRGWVAHAGIRWGRDAEDRAVEGQPAAAANTWRFGLDRLLLGYAMDGRDQRLFGGVLPVDGVEGSQARALGLLAAFCDRLFAWRERLRRPRSPAAWERELTGLLAAFLPDTNPYAQGCRRLRQTLVRIAERAAAAGYDQPLEIEGMEAEIEADLEREAPLLGFLVGPVTFCALVPMRSIPFRVVCLLGMNDAAFPRSRRPPSFDRRARHPEPGDRSPREDDRYLFLEAILSARERLIVTYEGQSCRDNAVVPPSVVVSELLDVLDESFRLPGDNPPPVRTRVVVKHPLQPFSPRYFQSPDAGDLFSYAQGFSDGAAALVRPRQAAPRFVTAPLPIEGPVEAVALDDLIRFFAQPARAFCRQRLRLQLREDEAVIEDREPIELNTLDTWHLGGLALRHAGSGIRPEDALALLRAAGRLPLGTPGDCAFAEVSPVALAIHGVASAFRVPPLTPLLPVDLELGGIRLSGVLRDVWSTGLVLARYAKVGGVGQLETWIRHLALCAVLPAERAAVSTLVGRADKGDGIETVQFAPVVDARCLLEVLLALYRIGLEQPLPLFSRASRAFADAALNRRTDPSLRARTAFDGNPFKDIPGDVDDPAVQRVFAGCDPLDGTVWVPDPRGGPEALGFSQLALLVFGPLYKHLRLSTRGEGESP, from the coding sequence ATGCCCCTGATTGTTTACCGCAGCAACCGGACCGAACGCCTCCTGGACGCGTTGGCCGATGTCGTTCGCAAGCCGGCGGCCACGACCCCCACCTCCCCGGAGGCCATCGTGGTGCAGGGAGGTGGCATGGCCCACTGGGTGGCGCTGGAACTGGCGCGGCGCCTGGGTATCTGGGCGAACCGGGACTTCCCCTTTCCGCGTGCGTTCATGGAGCGGGTGCTCCATGCGGCCGTGGGCGAAACTCCGGGTGCGGCGGCGGCGTTCCAACCGGAGACGCTGCGTTGGCGCGTCGCCGCGGCGCTGGTTGACTGCCGCGAGCGCCGCGAGCTCGCTCCGGTGCGGCATTACCTCGACGACGACCCACGCGGCGTCAAGACCCTCCATCTCGCTGCCCTCGTTGCCGACACGTTCGACCAGTACCTCGTCTACCGCCCCGGCCTGATTCTCGGATGGGAGGGTGGCGAGGACTCGGGGGACTGGCAGGCGGTGCTCTGGCGCCGTGTGGCAGGTGGCGAGGCGGCGCACATCGCGCGTCGCGCCCGGCGGTTTTCCGAAGAGATCCGTTGCCGCGATGTTGCCGACGCCCTGATCGGGCGTTTCCCGCGGGTCAGTGTCTTCGGCATGTCTACTTTGCCGCCGCTCTATCTGAGGGTGCTGACGGACCTCAGTTCGGTCGTGCCGGTTCATCTCTTCACCCTCAGCCCGACGCACCATTACTGGGCCGACGTGCGTTCGAGTCGCGAGGTCGCTCGCGAGCTGGGACGACGACGCCGCGGCGGAACGAACAGCGACGACGCCGCAGATCTGCATTTCGAAGCCGGTCACCCGTTGCTCGCATCCATGGGTCGCCTCGGCCGCGAGTTCCAGGACCTCCTCGAAGGGCTCGATGATTACGTCGAGAGCCCGGATGACCTGTTCGTGACGCCGGAGGGGGACAGCATGCTCGTCGGCCTGCAGCGCGATCTGCTCAGGCTGCGGCACCGCGGCAGCGCAGGTGCGAGCCCGCCGCTCACGCTGAACGCCGCCGACCGCAGCATCTCGGTGCATGCCTGCCACGGGCCGATGCGCGAGGTCGAAGTGCTACACGACCAACTGCTGGCGTGTTTCGACGCCGACCCGTCGCTGGCGGCGCACGACGTCGTCGTCATGTGCCCGGACATCGAGACTTACGCCCCGTACATCGATGCCGTCTTCGGTCGGCCGGCCGGCGACGCTCAGGCGATCCCCTACCGCGTCGGCGACCGGCGCTACGGCGCCACCGATGAGGTCGCGGTGGCCTTCTTCCGCCTGCTCGGCTTCACGCGGCCGCGCGCGACGGCCACGGCGGTTCTCGACCTCCTTGCGCTGGAACCGGTTCGCCAGGGCGCGGGCCTCGAGCTTGCCGACCTCGGAGCCATACGAGGCTGGGTGGCGCACGCGGGCATCCGCTGGGGACGCGACGCGGAAGATCGTGCCGTCGAGGGTCAGCCGGCCGCTGCGGCAAACACCTGGCGCTTCGGCCTCGATCGGTTGCTGCTGGGCTATGCCATGGACGGACGCGACCAGCGGCTCTTCGGCGGCGTGCTGCCGGTCGACGGTGTCGAGGGCTCGCAGGCGCGGGCGCTCGGACTACTGGCGGCGTTTTGCGACCGCCTGTTCGCGTGGCGGGAGCGGTTACGCCGGCCGCGATCGCCGGCGGCATGGGAGCGCGAACTGACCGGGCTGCTGGCTGCCTTCCTGCCGGACACAAACCCCTATGCGCAGGGGTGCCGCCGCCTGCGACAGACACTTGTGCGAATCGCGGAGCGGGCGGCGGCCGCCGGTTACGATCAGCCTTTGGAGATCGAGGGCATGGAGGCCGAGATCGAGGCCGACCTGGAACGCGAGGCCCCGCTGCTAGGGTTCCTTGTCGGTCCGGTTACCTTCTGCGCCCTTGTCCCGATGCGCAGCATCCCGTTTCGCGTGGTGTGCCTGCTCGGTATGAACGACGCTGCGTTTCCGCGCTCGCGGCGTCCGCCAAGCTTCGACCGGCGGGCCCGGCATCCGGAGCCGGGTGACCGCTCGCCGCGCGAGGACGACCGCTACCTTTTTCTGGAAGCCATTCTGTCCGCACGCGAACGCTTGATAGTCACTTACGAAGGGCAGAGCTGTCGCGACAACGCCGTCGTTCCACCGTCGGTCGTCGTCAGCGAACTGCTCGACGTGCTCGACGAATCATTCCGTCTACCGGGCGACAATCCCCCCCCCGTGCGCACGCGCGTGGTCGTGAAACACCCCTTGCAGCCGTTCAGCCCACGGTATTTCCAGTCACCGGATGCCGGCGACCTTTTCAGCTACGCACAGGGATTTTCAGACGGCGCCGCAGCCCTGGTTAGGCCGCGGCAAGCGGCGCCGCGATTCGTAACCGCTCCGCTGCCCATCGAGGGGCCGGTGGAGGCGGTTGCGCTCGACGACTTGATCCGCTTCTTCGCTCAACCCGCGCGTGCCTTCTGCCGCCAGCGCCTCAGACTCCAATTGCGGGAAGACGAGGCGGTCATCGAAGACCGCGAGCCGATCGAGTTGAACACGCTGGATACATGGCATCTCGGTGGGCTGGCACTGCGACACGCGGGAAGCGGCATTCGACCGGAAGATGCGCTCGCGCTGTTACGGGCGGCGGGCCGCTTGCCGCTGGGGACGCCGGGCGACTGCGCCTTTGCCGAGGTCAGTCCGGTGGCGCTTGCGATTCACGGTGTCGCCTCCGCGTTTCGCGTCCCGCCCCTCACTCCGTTGTTGCCGGTGGACCTCGAACTGGGGGGCATCCGGTTGAGCGGTGTCCTGCGAGACGTCTGGTCCACGGGGCTCGTTCTCGCGCGGTATGCAAAGGTCGGCGGTGTTGGACAACTCGAAACGTGGATCCGGCACCTGGCACTCTGCGCCGTACTGCCAGCCGAGAGAGCGGCCGTCAGTACGCTGGTGGGACGTGCCGATAAAGGCGACGGCATCGAGACCGTGCAGTTCGCCCCGGTAGTGGACGCGCGCTGCCTGCTCGAAGTGCTACTGGCGCTCTACCGCATTGGCCTGGAGCAGCCGCTACCGTTGTTCAGTCGGGCCTCGCGCGCGTTCGCCGATGCGGCGCTTAACCGTCGGACCGACCCGTCGCTGCGGGCGCGGACGGCGTTCGACGGCAACCCGTTCAAGGATATCCCCGGTGACGTCGACGATCCGGCAGTGCAGCGGGTGTTTGCCGGCTGCGACCCGCTGGACGGAACGGTCTGGGTGCCCGATCCGCGAGGCGGGCCGGAGGCGCTGGGCTTCTCGCAGCTGGCGCTGCTGGTCTTCGGTCCACTGTACAAACACCTGCGGCTGTCTACCCGGGGGGAGGGCGAGTCTCCATGA